The genomic interval AAAAAAGTTTTAGAGAATATTACTTTTAATGTAAAGAAGGGAGAAATAACTGCTTTACTAGGGTTAAATGGAGTGGGGAAGTCTACTCTTTTAAAGATAATTATGGGCCTTGTTAAGCAAGATCAGGGGGAAGTGCTTTTTAATGGAGAAAAGCTAAATTATAAGACCTATGAAAATATTGCCTTTGTACCTGATGTTTTAAATACTTATGGTGACATGAAAATAAAAGATGCCTTTGAATATATGAGTATGATGTATGAAAAGTGGGATATGGATAAAGCTTATGAAATGTTAAAAGATTTTAAATTAACTGATGACTTAAAAATAAATAAACTTTCTAAGGGGAATATAGCAAGGGTAAAACTTATACTAGGTTTTGCTAGACACCCAGAATATTTACTTTTAGATGAACCTTTTTCAGGTATAGATATTTTTACAAGAGAGAAGTTTATAGAATCTTTAATTGGCTATATGGATAATAATATTGGAATTTTACTAACAACTCATGAATTAAAAGAGGTTGAAAATATAGTTGATAAAGTTGTCTTTTTAAGTGATGGAAATATTAAAATAGAATTTTATGTTGAAGATGTAAGAGAAAATGAAGGATTGTCAATGGTAGAGAAAATAAGGGAGGTACATGAAGGTGAGTAAGGGGAATTTTAAAAAGTTAAGTTATCTTTTAAATTTACAGATATTAAGAGATTTAAAAATAACAATAGGATCAGCTGTTGGAATTATGCTTTTAAACATTGCCTATTTTAGTTATAGTTTAAGTGATGAATTAAAGATTTATTTAGAAAAAACAGAGAATATAGGTGCTATTCAAATGTTTTCACCTATGGAGCCTTTTAGCAGTTTTGTTAGTAGGATAAATGGTAGGATATTAACTCTTCTAATATTAGGTTGCTTTTGTTTATATTGTTGGTATCTATGGCTTGGTGAGTTTAAAGGAGAAAATAAAAGTGCGTACACTCTTTTAACATTGCCATTTCCTAAAAAGTTTATTATTATATACAAGTTTTTATCAGCGTGTTTTTATTATTTATCTTTAGTTTTCTTTCAAATAGTAGCATTGCTTATAAATTATATAATATTTAATATTATGGTTCCAACTGATGCTATAGTAAAAGAAAGTTTAATTACCATATTATCTAGTTCAATAAGTAATTTTTATGGATTGATTCCAGTTAGTTTTGTTAATTTAATAACTAATGGCTTATTTTTTATAGCAATGATATTATTGACTTTTTTATTTGCAATATTAGAGAGAAGTTTTGGAGTAAAGGGTGGAATATTAGGAGTAATATTAGGATGTTCTTTTCTTTTTTTAGTTTTAATCTTCCCAGGAAAGATGGATTTTTATATGTTCGAAAGATTTATTTGGTTTGTTTTCATATCAATCTTATATAATTTGTTCGGATGGTTTTATTCTAAGTATTTACTTGAAAAAAAGGTTCATGTGTAAGGAGGATTAGAAATTATGAAAAAAAGAGTACCTTTGGTGTTAACAATAATATTTTTAAGTGCATTTATAATTTTTTCTGGAATATTTATTTACATTAATTGTTCGCCAATAAAGTTTAAAGACATATATGGAAGTAGAAGTGAACTTGGAGATGTTGACTTAGTTTTTTATAAAGATAGAGATATTTTTGAAGAAGAAGTAACTGTTGAAGCTGAAACAGTTAGTAGAAGAAATGTTATTAATGAGAGGCGTTTTGATGGTATTGATGTGCTTAAGGATAAGAAGTTTTTTAGAGGAATTTATCCAACAAGAAATACTTTCTTTGAGGATGACGATGTAATGGTTGATGTTACTAATATATACGGTAATGGTATTCAAAAGCTTGAAGTCAGATTTAAGGATAAAAAAACTAACACTTATGAAACTTTTAAGGTTAAAGTAGATGAATATATTAGAAATAATAATATAGATAAAGTCACTTATAAAGATGGAAAAATAAATATATTATTTTCAATGAATTACGAGGAAAATAATATAGGATTTGGGGAAATAAATTTATCAGATAAGAAGTTCAATATAGTTGATATAATAAATTTAGATGAGAAATTAGATTTAAATAGAGATTATTCTCATATAAATTCAGTAAGACAAAAATTTGGAATGTTACCAAGTACTGAAGAAGATAAAGTATATTATAAATTAACTGAGCTTGATAATACTGATAAGAGAGGCATATATAGTGATGAGAGCATTATTGAATTAAATGTAAATACTAGAGAAATAAAAAGATACAATCCTAATGATGAAATAAGAGATGAGATGAAAAAATCTTATTTTGATGCAAATGGAAAAGGTGGTACAATGTTTGAGGCATATGGTGAAATATACATTACACAGACCTCAGATGAGAAGACTTCAGTATTAGTATTTAACACTAAAACAAAAGAGTTTAAATTTTATAAGGACCTTATAGAAAATGAAAGATTAAAGAGATATGGAGTAAATGTTAGAAGTTTAAGTGAATTTATAATTGTAGAAAATAAGGTTATAGCTAATTTTGTTAAGGTTAGAGATGATGGTTTTGTAAGTGGAGCTTATTTAGCAGTTATAGATATACCTAGTAAAAATCCAGTTTATATAGGTGAGTTAGAATATGGATATTTAAGTGATATTAAGATATCAGGAGGTAAATAAAATGTTTTTTGAAGTAAATGATAGAGAACCAATTTATCTCCAAATAATAAGACATATAAAACAATCTTTAGTTATTGGAAATTTAAAGCCAGGGGATCATATACCATCAAGAAGGGAGCTTGCAGAAATGTTAAAAGTAAATCCTAATACAGTTCAAAGAGCATATAGAGATATGGAGACTATGGGACTTATAGAAACAATAAGAAATAAACCAAGTACTATAACAGAAGATGAAGAAATATTAAAAAACATAAGAAAAGAACTTGTAGAGGATGCATTAGATGGATTTATAGAAAGTATGAAAGCTATAAAATTAACTAAGGAAGAAGTTTTAGAAATTATTAGAGAGAGATATTAAATATTTATAGAGGTTAAATAAGATTAAGTTTAAAGGTTATGTCAATAATAGACTATAGCCTTTATTTTTTTTATGTGTGATAATAAAAATAATGATAAAGAGTTTATCTTAGAAATTTTAATAGAGCATATGAAACATAATAATACTTATAAGCTAGACAGATACTACACTAAAGTGTAAAATAAATTATTAGTCAAAGTAGCATAAGAAAGGATTGATACATAAATGGAAGGAACTTGGATTGAAGTTAGAGTAATAACTAAAAGTGAGGCATTAGAACCTATATCAGGAATATTTTACGGATTAGACTGTAAGGGTGTTGCTATAGAGGATCCAAATGATATATTAGGAAGAGAACAAGGACCTTTAACTTGGGATTTTGCAGATATAAACATATTAGAACATAAGGGGAAGGTTGCCGTTGTTAAAGGTTATTTCTCAGAAGAGGATAACATTGATGATGTAATAGCTTATGTTAAGGAAAGAGTAGAAGAGTTAAAAGAATCAGGATTAGATGTTGGTGAAGGAACAGTTGAAGCAGAAAAAATGTTTGAAGAAGACTGGGCTAATAACTGGAAGAAATACTATAAGCCAATAAAGATTGGAGAAAAAATAGTTATAAAACCAATATGGGAAGAGTATGAACCTACTGGAGAAGAAATGGTAGTAGAATTAGACCCAGGTATGGCTTTTGGTACTGGAGATCATGAAACTACAAGAATGTGTGTTCAAGCTTTAGATAAATATGTTAAGGCTGATACTACTGTATTTGATATTGGAACAGGTTCAGGAATACTTGCTTTAGTTGCTTCTAAACTTGGTGCAAAACATGTTCTAGGAGTTGACTTAGACCCAGTTGCTGTAGATTCAGCTAAGGAAAATATATCATTTAACAATGTTGAC from Clostridium perfringens carries:
- a CDS encoding ATP-binding cassette domain-containing protein, with protein sequence MIEVVGVKKKFRRKKVLENITFNVKKGEITALLGLNGVGKSTLLKIIMGLVKQDQGEVLFNGEKLNYKTYENIAFVPDVLNTYGDMKIKDAFEYMSMMYEKWDMDKAYEMLKDFKLTDDLKINKLSKGNIARVKLILGFARHPEYLLLDEPFSGIDIFTREKFIESLIGYMDNNIGILLTTHELKEVENIVDKVVFLSDGNIKIEFYVEDVRENEGLSMVEKIREVHEGE
- a CDS encoding GntR family transcriptional regulator; protein product: MFFEVNDREPIYLQIIRHIKQSLVIGNLKPGDHIPSRRELAEMLKVNPNTVQRAYRDMETMGLIETIRNKPSTITEDEEILKNIRKELVEDALDGFIESMKAIKLTKEEVLEIIRERY
- the prmA gene encoding 50S ribosomal protein L11 methyltransferase, whose translation is MEGTWIEVRVITKSEALEPISGIFYGLDCKGVAIEDPNDILGREQGPLTWDFADINILEHKGKVAVVKGYFSEEDNIDDVIAYVKERVEELKESGLDVGEGTVEAEKMFEEDWANNWKKYYKPIKIGEKIVIKPIWEEYEPTGEEMVVELDPGMAFGTGDHETTRMCVQALDKYVKADTTVFDIGTGSGILALVASKLGAKHVLGVDLDPVAVDSAKENISFNNVDNIEVLYGNLLDVVDGKADIVVANIIAEIICILVDDVKKALNKDGIFITSGIIHERRQMVIDKLEQEGFEVMEVNKDGEWNCIVAKLK